A region from the Lysobacter sp. BMK333-48F3 genome encodes:
- a CDS encoding OmpA family protein, giving the protein MLHAALGILLRRGAQAPARGWRRGLAWSFLLLAQFAAGQALAQAENFCAVSGGERPIYSLSGGGGTVTIRKFLPGGAESILYSFADPGTLAAGSNGLMIDPTANGGNGRLLYLNRDTDNGIIQLRRIEPDGTAADAGLPFTVANGDIAAGDVDVVRGAWSPSGVGYISSGSSPLRLYPITPNGATDYTIGAVITLTPDFPPEGGGTGDLIFSSANSGMVAIGKDFYSFTISGTGGTLTRLTRPVLADGSPNDQPWNALAATSDSVYVSNSTGHYFYNRDTGRYSPAIGGAPINDSASCAVPSDFPLTPNITGLVKTLALVNDVAYVPGQPIKAGDKLTYRLTFRNEGGDAGTVYANNVDETLPPNTVADPVPPDVADSYLPNRQHFNCSTAPCRNWRALTVPANGTASMDFIVRVVNPLPAGTNQIVNNVAASIGRLPNGTGGSPIDCNAPGNDCTEVTPIINVVKTLIAGGPTAAAGETLVYQIQLTNGGTTPATIPVGGVSETVPTATTAAAGDSFNCAANAPAGSTCTNTAAVTVPAGGAPVNLTFRVIVDNPLPASTANIVNTVALPQFVDCASPGNDCSETTPTSRATLTLVKTVTNDNGGTATINDFPLTATGPSTITGVSGMATVTNASVSAGVYNLSETNVAGYTAGTYSCVVNGGAAVSGNSVTLALGDAATCTINNNDQAATLTLVKTVTNDNGGTATINDFPLTATGPTTITGVSGTATVTNASVSAGVYTLSEVNVNGYTAGAFSCVVNGGAPVSGNSVTLPAGASATCSIVNDDTPATQIIAKAVTANADQDGSGTVSLGDTLTYTVTVTNTSTTANLLNVVVSDNKITPTGGTTPCASVTPGNTCTLIGTYTVTAADVSAGNVVNTASSTSSVCPAGSTDPTCTTTVTTPVIPLSQSLVKALTNNADQDGSGTVSLGDTLTYTVTMTNTSASGNLIDVVVSDNKITPNTTTCASVAPNATCVLTGTYVVTAADVTAGNIVNTATVTSPICPAGSTDPACITTVTTPVASLSQSLAKALTGNADEDGSGTVSLGDTLTYTITLTNTSVGGNLTNVVVSDNKITPSSIACATVAPGATCVLTGTYVVTAADVSAGSIVNIASATSPVCPAGSTDPTCTATVTTPVIPAAVRYAKSVNTAGPVVVGDTIVYTLTATISGGRTLGATTLTDTLGTGLDFVAVTGSAGYTCNAANPLVCTLPAGTVPGSYTVTYTARVNAQAAEKVDNAVVGTGTDNPTCQGSCITSTPVVVLQSLRVIKQASPRDVKIGDLVRYTVTVENTGTVDAIDATLVDTPPAGFSFVDGSLSVADRDGAGRLVGTYPIQVDQVDIAAGERATFTYLLRVGAGVRPGIHANHALMRDNGKVVSNVATAEVQLIADPLLDESLIVGTVFDDRDGDGWQDSAAMDDVRIQGGFAAEAYVANSTTVDRGAGPKPEPDASSPMLHGIALGSIAGRQSDADPVSAHSVVIRQRLNALSFNDEFKLTTKQGVTVRMDAAGTTRIERSGDAAKNLTGAAPTVERRVSQGEGGYVVDYVVSNAGVDERGIPGVRIASVEGLLMETDQFGRYHLEGVDVGTLERGRNFILKVDPSTLPPGSVFTTDNPLVRRVTPGLPVRFDWGVKLPAGLIEGGQEQVEMELGEVFFTPGSAEVRTQYLPAVEKMAEQVKRHRGGEVVIVANGDTQSLAFDRASAVKDALVKQLPADVAQALKVSVRGNADDPDSLIVGLGEGGALLGTVLFDTDQSTIKPQFEPLLDKVAKALESMQGGVIAIVGHTDVRASYEYNTALGMRRAKAVYEALAQRLSPEVRAKVRVESSNDPTAPVGAKRN; this is encoded by the coding sequence ATGCTGCATGCGGCCCTCGGAATCCTGTTGCGGCGCGGCGCACAGGCGCCCGCGCGCGGCTGGCGGCGCGGGCTCGCATGGAGCTTCCTGTTGCTGGCGCAGTTCGCGGCCGGGCAGGCGCTGGCGCAGGCGGAAAACTTCTGTGCGGTGAGCGGCGGCGAGCGCCCGATCTACTCGCTCAGCGGCGGCGGCGGCACCGTTACCATCCGAAAGTTCCTCCCGGGAGGCGCCGAGTCGATCCTGTACTCGTTTGCGGATCCCGGCACGCTTGCCGCCGGGTCCAACGGGTTGATGATCGATCCGACGGCCAACGGCGGCAACGGACGCTTGTTGTACCTCAACCGGGATACCGATAACGGAATCATTCAGCTCCGGCGGATTGAACCGGACGGCACGGCAGCCGACGCGGGTCTGCCGTTCACCGTCGCCAACGGCGACATCGCCGCTGGCGATGTGGACGTCGTGCGCGGAGCCTGGTCGCCCTCCGGGGTCGGATACATTTCGTCCGGGTCTTCTCCCCTGCGCCTGTATCCGATCACTCCCAATGGCGCGACCGACTATACGATCGGTGCGGTCATTACCCTTACTCCGGATTTTCCGCCCGAGGGCGGCGGCACGGGCGACCTGATCTTCTCCAGCGCCAATTCGGGCATGGTGGCGATCGGCAAGGACTTCTATTCCTTCACCATCTCCGGTACCGGCGGCACCTTGACCCGCCTCACCCGTCCGGTCTTGGCCGACGGTTCGCCCAACGATCAGCCCTGGAATGCGCTGGCGGCGACCAGCGACTCCGTCTACGTCTCCAACAGCACCGGCCACTATTTCTATAACCGCGACACGGGTCGTTACAGCCCGGCGATCGGCGGCGCGCCCATCAACGACTCGGCCTCCTGCGCCGTGCCGAGCGATTTCCCGTTGACGCCGAACATCACCGGCCTGGTCAAGACGCTGGCCCTGGTCAACGACGTGGCCTACGTTCCGGGCCAGCCGATCAAGGCGGGCGACAAGCTGACCTACCGGCTGACCTTCCGCAACGAAGGCGGCGACGCGGGTACGGTCTATGCCAACAACGTCGACGAGACCCTGCCGCCGAACACGGTGGCCGATCCGGTCCCGCCCGATGTCGCGGACAGCTATCTGCCGAACCGACAGCACTTCAATTGTTCGACCGCACCTTGCCGAAACTGGCGCGCGTTGACGGTGCCGGCGAACGGTACCGCGTCCATGGATTTCATCGTCCGGGTCGTCAATCCGCTGCCGGCCGGCACCAATCAGATCGTCAATAACGTGGCGGCCAGCATCGGCCGGCTGCCGAACGGCACCGGCGGCTCCCCGATCGACTGCAACGCGCCCGGCAACGACTGCACCGAGGTGACCCCGATCATCAACGTCGTCAAGACGCTGATCGCCGGTGGCCCGACCGCGGCGGCGGGCGAGACCCTGGTCTATCAGATCCAACTGACCAACGGCGGCACCACTCCGGCCACCATTCCGGTTGGCGGCGTCAGCGAGACCGTGCCGACCGCGACCACCGCGGCGGCGGGCGACAGCTTCAACTGCGCCGCGAACGCGCCGGCGGGCTCGACCTGCACCAACACGGCCGCGGTTACGGTTCCGGCGGGCGGGGCCCCCGTGAACCTGACCTTCCGCGTGATCGTGGACAATCCGCTGCCCGCGAGCACCGCCAACATCGTCAACACGGTCGCACTGCCGCAGTTCGTCGATTGCGCATCGCCGGGCAACGACTGCTCGGAAACCACGCCGACGTCGCGGGCGACGCTGACCCTGGTCAAGACGGTCACCAACGACAACGGCGGCACCGCCACGATCAACGACTTCCCCTTGACCGCGACCGGCCCGAGCACGATCACCGGCGTCAGCGGCATGGCGACGGTGACCAACGCCTCGGTCAGCGCGGGCGTCTATAACCTCAGCGAAACCAATGTGGCCGGCTACACCGCCGGCACCTACAGCTGCGTCGTCAACGGCGGTGCGGCGGTGTCCGGGAATTCAGTGACCCTGGCCCTCGGCGACGCCGCCACCTGCACCATCAACAACAACGACCAGGCGGCGACGCTGACCCTGGTCAAGACCGTGACCAACGACAACGGCGGCACGGCCACGATCAACGACTTCCCGTTGACCGCGACCGGCCCGACCACGATCACCGGCGTCAGCGGCACCGCGACGGTGACCAATGCTTCGGTCAGCGCCGGCGTCTACACCCTGAGCGAAGTCAACGTGAACGGTTACACCGCCGGCGCCTTCAGCTGCGTCGTCAACGGTGGCGCGCCGGTGTCCGGCAACTCGGTGACTCTGCCCGCCGGCGCTTCGGCGACCTGCAGCATCGTCAACGACGACACCCCGGCGACCCAGATCATCGCCAAGGCGGTGACGGCCAATGCCGACCAGGACGGTTCGGGCACGGTGAGCCTGGGCGACACGCTGACCTACACGGTCACCGTGACCAACACCAGCACTACCGCAAACCTGCTCAACGTGGTGGTGAGCGACAACAAGATCACCCCGACCGGCGGCACGACGCCTTGCGCGAGCGTCACGCCGGGCAACACCTGCACCCTGATCGGCACCTACACGGTGACCGCGGCCGACGTCAGCGCGGGCAACGTGGTCAATACCGCCAGCTCGACCAGTTCGGTTTGCCCGGCGGGCAGCACCGACCCGACCTGCACCACGACGGTCACCACGCCGGTGATCCCGTTGAGCCAGAGTCTGGTCAAGGCGCTGACCAACAACGCCGACCAGGACGGTTCGGGCACGGTGTCGCTGGGCGACACGCTGACCTACACGGTCACGATGACCAACACCAGCGCCAGCGGAAACCTGATCGACGTGGTGGTGAGCGACAACAAGATCACCCCGAACACCACGACCTGCGCCTCGGTGGCGCCGAACGCGACCTGCGTGCTGACCGGCACCTACGTGGTGACGGCGGCGGACGTGACCGCGGGCAACATCGTCAACACCGCCACGGTGACCAGCCCGATCTGTCCGGCAGGCAGCACCGACCCGGCCTGCATCACCACGGTGACCACCCCGGTGGCATCGCTGAGCCAGAGCCTGGCCAAGGCGCTGACCGGCAACGCCGACGAAGACGGTTCGGGCACCGTGAGCTTGGGCGACACGCTGACCTACACGATCACGCTGACCAACACCAGCGTCGGCGGCAACCTGACCAACGTGGTGGTGAGCGACAACAAGATCACTCCGAGCAGCATCGCCTGCGCCACGGTGGCGCCGGGCGCGACCTGCGTGCTGACCGGCACCTATGTGGTGACGGCGGCGGACGTGAGCGCGGGTTCGATCGTCAACATCGCGAGCGCGACCAGTCCGGTCTGCCCGGCGGGCAGCACCGATCCGACTTGCACCGCCACCGTAACCACCCCGGTGATTCCGGCCGCGGTGCGCTACGCGAAGTCGGTCAACACCGCCGGCCCGGTGGTGGTGGGCGACACGATCGTCTACACCCTGACGGCGACGATCAGCGGCGGCAGGACCTTGGGCGCGACCACCCTGACCGATACCCTGGGCACCGGCCTGGACTTCGTCGCGGTGACCGGCTCGGCCGGCTATACCTGCAACGCGGCCAACCCACTGGTGTGCACGCTGCCGGCCGGCACGGTGCCGGGCAGCTACACGGTGACCTACACCGCGCGGGTCAATGCGCAGGCGGCGGAGAAGGTCGACAACGCTGTCGTCGGCACCGGCACGGACAACCCGACCTGCCAGGGCAGCTGCATCACCAGCACGCCGGTGGTGGTGTTGCAGAGCCTGCGGGTGATCAAGCAGGCTTCGCCGCGCGACGTGAAGATCGGCGACCTGGTCCGCTACACGGTCACGGTGGAGAACACCGGCACCGTCGACGCGATCGACGCGACCCTGGTCGATACGCCGCCGGCCGGCTTCAGCTTCGTCGACGGCTCGCTGAGCGTGGCCGATCGCGACGGCGCGGGCCGCCTGGTCGGCACCTATCCGATCCAGGTCGACCAGGTCGACATCGCCGCCGGCGAGCGGGCGACGTTCACCTACCTGCTGCGGGTCGGCGCCGGCGTGCGGCCGGGCATCCACGCCAACCATGCGTTGATGCGCGACAACGGCAAGGTGGTCTCGAACGTCGCCACCGCCGAGGTCCAGCTGATCGCCGATCCGCTGCTCGACGAGTCGCTGATCGTGGGCACGGTGTTCGACGATCGCGACGGCGACGGCTGGCAGGACAGCGCGGCGATGGACGACGTGCGGATCCAGGGCGGCTTCGCGGCCGAGGCCTACGTGGCGAATTCGACCACGGTCGATCGCGGCGCCGGTCCCAAGCCCGAGCCGGATGCGAGCTCGCCGATGCTGCATGGCATCGCCCTGGGCAGCATCGCCGGTCGGCAGTCCGACGCCGATCCGGTCTCGGCCCACAGCGTGGTGATCCGTCAGCGCCTGAACGCGTTGAGCTTCAACGACGAGTTCAAGCTGACCACCAAGCAGGGCGTGACCGTGCGGATGGATGCGGCCGGAACCACCCGGATCGAGCGCAGCGGCGATGCGGCCAAGAACCTCACCGGCGCGGCGCCGACGGTCGAACGTCGGGTCAGCCAGGGCGAGGGCGGTTACGTGGTCGACTACGTCGTCAGCAATGCCGGCGTGGACGAACGCGGCATCCCGGGCGTGCGCATCGCCTCGGTGGAAGGCTTGTTGATGGAAACCGACCAGTTCGGCCGTTACCACCTCGAGGGCGTCGATGTCGGCACCCTGGAGCGCGGTCGCAACTTCATCCTCAAGGTCGATCCCTCGACCCTGCCGCCGGGCAGCGTGTTCACCACCGACAACCCGCTGGTCCGTCGCGTCACTCCGGGCCTGCCGGTCCGCTTCGACTGGGGCGTCAAGCTGCCGGCCGGACTGATCGAAGGCGGCCAGGAGCAGGTCGAGATGGAACTGGGCGAAGTCTTCTTCACCCCGGGCAGCGCCGAAGTGCGGACGCAGTACCTGCCGGCGGTCGAGAAGATGGCCGAGCAGGTCAAGCGCCACCGCGGCGGCGAAGTGGTGATCGTCGCCAACGGCGATACGCAGTCGCTGGCCTTCGACCGCGCCAGCGCGGTCAAGGACGCGTTGGTCAAGCAACTGCCGGCCGACGTGGCGCAAGCGCTGAAGGTCAGCGTGCGCGGCAACGCCGACGATCCGGATTCGCTGATCGTCGGCCTGGGCGAGGGCGGCGCATTGCTCGGCACGGTGTTGTTCGACACCGACCAGTCGACCATCAAGCCGCAGTTCGAACCGCTGCTGGACAAGGTCGCCAAGGCCCTGGAAAGCATGCAGGGCGGCGTCATCGCCATCGTCGGCCACACCGACGTGCGTGCGTCCTACGAGTACAACACCGCGCTCGGCATGCGACGCGCCAAGGCGGTCTACGAGGCATTGGCTCAGCGGCTCAGCCCCGAGGTTCGCGCCAAGGTGCGGGTCGAGTCCAGTAACGATCCGACAGCTCCTGTCGGCGCGAAGCGGAACTGA
- a CDS encoding response regulator transcription factor: MEGRGRASARPRFLAHRPVATRRRNRSAGSMQGCGGCRAGGLKAILLRGAAAWTGGAAGMRRGERIVIAERLPVMQRFLHDLVEKEFGPKIDSLRIVSSSEGLLDVLTRDSPDLVIVDPCMPAGTTGIALLREAVLRCRDAKIVVHTANEHGLFALAALELGIKAYVLKISSPDLLLSAIRQISAGSALIDPSVDLDSATRHAWSTLTPAERDVMLRLAKGMVVNRIAIDIGRSYKTVATHKYNAKRKLGLRSKEEIIPFFVANGLDYLLDEH; the protein is encoded by the coding sequence ATGGAAGGAAGGGGGCGGGCTTCGGCCCGCCCCCGCTTCCTGGCGCATCGGCCGGTGGCGACGAGGCGCCGGAATCGGAGCGCAGGTTCAATGCAAGGGTGCGGCGGTTGCCGGGCAGGGGGCCTGAAAGCGATCCTCCTGCGAGGGGCCGCTGCATGGACAGGGGGGGCGGCTGGGATGAGGCGCGGCGAACGCATCGTAATTGCCGAGAGGCTGCCGGTGATGCAACGGTTCCTGCATGACCTGGTCGAGAAAGAGTTCGGACCGAAGATCGACTCGCTGCGGATCGTATCGAGTTCCGAAGGGTTGTTGGACGTGCTGACGCGCGACTCACCGGATCTGGTGATCGTCGACCCGTGCATGCCGGCCGGAACCACGGGCATCGCGCTATTGCGGGAGGCCGTGCTGCGTTGCAGGGATGCGAAGATCGTCGTCCATACGGCCAACGAACACGGATTGTTCGCCCTGGCGGCGCTCGAACTGGGCATCAAGGCCTATGTGCTCAAGATCAGCAGCCCGGACCTGCTGTTGAGCGCCATCCGGCAGATTTCGGCCGGCAGTGCGCTGATAGACCCTTCGGTCGACCTCGATTCGGCGACCAGGCACGCCTGGTCCACGCTCACTCCCGCCGAACGCGATGTGATGTTGCGCCTGGCCAAGGGCATGGTCGTCAACCGGATCGCGATCGATATCGGCAGAAGCTACAAGACCGTAGCGACGCACAAGTACAACGCCAAGCGCAAGCTCGGACTGAGAAGCAAGGAAGAGATCATTCCGTTCTTCGTCGCCAACGGGCTCGACTACCTGCTCGACGAGCATTGA
- a CDS encoding collagenase, whose protein sequence is MSLGTKGKVSVGAAGIALVGFVLMGVSSERIERHGMAPAQESPGAGWLSWAFGGEGLQQQAAHRRLAATGPTGTDGHGGGQNNSGPGDHAGHANPGQANGGAHGRRSPGRLSRSGPAPASGDLQFGGQHVQAAPLSPAMTPPSWDPQGYGVRIGEEQDAIDRMNAQRPSKQLLDKLRKGAAGQTAQPANHTGCNFAGDQGNALIAELQHADYACVNTLFTVSRDDALSVFSNANMRTVADEIARLAPGYAGDNRQNILQLILFLRAGYYVQFKYQDDGFAWFSADVVRSARAALDALFGNNSLTTLETNANGEVLYDALVLIDSARENVGFLATARSVVANYDDAYDNDNLRMMRNSITAAFIVLFNQGVELQGLSVADGRANAETLNTFISNNLRKLGGDQAHLVLDGGRELSRLLRYTGDIKQAASDRIRQLAGLTSFANATAPLRAIFGQFVDEYDRANCQAYGLCNYKQQLEATVLPTRHECSASIVVRAQRMSADELRRACDSVVGEEAYFHSKLATRGIPVQNDNNQRLEMVIFDTSRDYAAYSGVLFGNGTNNGGIYLEGDPAAAGNQARFIAYEQGGEVWNLNHEFAHYLDGRYNLFGDFTAGYSNTTVWWTEGLAEYISWSYLNLPNERARNYAAGSPPALSTLFQTDYGDQSRVYQGGYLAVRYMFENRASDINAMLAKFRIGDYSAYKRRIAAIGAAYDADFSGWARCIADEQSCQQRLSECTMADSREIGVNCSRSNLSMNKGEHLYMFVRVPAGTRNLRIISSDGTGDANMYVNTLGNWATRDSYNYKSANGAGNNESVAVYNAPADYVYVSLYAQEAFSGVRLSVTY, encoded by the coding sequence ATGTCGTTAGGTACGAAAGGAAAGGTTTCGGTCGGCGCCGCCGGTATTGCCCTGGTCGGCTTCGTGTTGATGGGAGTGTCCAGCGAACGTATCGAGCGGCACGGCATGGCGCCGGCGCAGGAAAGCCCGGGCGCAGGATGGCTGTCATGGGCGTTCGGTGGCGAAGGCTTGCAGCAGCAAGCGGCCCATCGACGGCTCGCGGCCACGGGGCCTACCGGTACGGACGGCCACGGCGGCGGGCAAAACAACTCCGGCCCCGGCGACCACGCCGGCCACGCCAATCCCGGCCAGGCGAACGGCGGCGCCCACGGCCGACGCTCGCCCGGCCGCTTGTCCCGCTCGGGCCCGGCGCCGGCGTCCGGTGACCTCCAGTTCGGCGGACAACACGTGCAGGCCGCGCCGCTCAGCCCGGCCATGACTCCGCCGTCCTGGGATCCGCAGGGCTATGGGGTCAGGATCGGCGAGGAGCAGGACGCGATCGACCGGATGAACGCGCAACGTCCGTCGAAGCAGTTGCTCGACAAGCTGCGCAAAGGGGCCGCGGGGCAGACGGCGCAGCCCGCGAACCACACCGGCTGCAATTTCGCCGGCGATCAGGGCAATGCGCTGATCGCCGAGCTGCAGCATGCCGACTACGCCTGCGTGAACACTTTGTTCACCGTCTCGCGCGACGACGCCCTGAGTGTCTTCAGCAACGCCAACATGCGAACGGTCGCCGACGAAATCGCCCGACTGGCGCCCGGTTACGCCGGAGACAACCGGCAGAACATCCTGCAGCTGATCCTGTTCCTGCGCGCCGGCTACTACGTGCAGTTCAAGTATCAGGACGACGGGTTCGCGTGGTTCAGCGCCGATGTCGTGCGCTCCGCCCGCGCCGCGCTGGATGCGCTGTTCGGCAACAACTCGTTGACCACGCTGGAAACCAACGCCAACGGCGAAGTGCTGTACGACGCGCTGGTTCTCATCGACTCGGCGCGCGAAAACGTCGGCTTCCTGGCCACGGCCAGGAGCGTGGTCGCCAACTACGACGACGCCTACGACAACGACAACCTGCGGATGATGCGTAACTCGATCACCGCCGCGTTCATCGTCCTGTTCAATCAGGGCGTCGAGCTGCAGGGGCTCAGCGTGGCCGACGGCCGCGCCAATGCGGAAACGCTGAACACCTTCATCAGCAACAACCTGCGCAAGCTGGGCGGCGACCAGGCGCATCTGGTGCTGGACGGCGGCCGCGAGCTTTCCCGCCTGCTGCGGTACACCGGCGACATCAAGCAGGCAGCATCCGACCGGATTCGGCAGCTTGCCGGTCTGACCTCCTTCGCCAATGCCACCGCTCCGCTGCGCGCCATCTTCGGCCAGTTCGTGGACGAATACGATCGCGCCAACTGCCAGGCGTACGGGCTATGCAATTACAAGCAGCAGCTGGAGGCGACCGTGCTGCCGACCCGGCACGAGTGCTCGGCCTCGATCGTCGTCCGCGCGCAGCGGATGAGCGCCGACGAACTGCGCCGCGCCTGCGACTCGGTGGTCGGCGAAGAAGCCTACTTCCACTCCAAGCTGGCGACCCGGGGCATTCCGGTTCAGAACGACAACAACCAGCGCCTGGAGATGGTGATCTTCGATACCTCGCGCGACTACGCGGCGTACTCGGGCGTGCTGTTCGGCAACGGCACCAACAACGGCGGCATCTACCTGGAAGGCGACCCGGCCGCGGCGGGCAACCAGGCCCGGTTCATCGCCTACGAGCAGGGCGGCGAGGTGTGGAACCTGAACCATGAATTCGCGCACTACCTGGACGGCCGCTACAACCTGTTCGGCGACTTCACCGCCGGCTACTCCAACACCACGGTCTGGTGGACCGAGGGGCTGGCCGAGTACATCTCCTGGTCGTATCTGAACCTGCCGAACGAGCGCGCCCGCAACTACGCCGCCGGCAGCCCGCCCGCATTGAGCACGTTGTTCCAGACCGACTACGGCGACCAATCGCGGGTGTACCAGGGCGGCTACCTGGCGGTCCGCTACATGTTCGAAAACCGCGCCAGCGACATCAATGCGATGCTGGCCAAATTCCGCATCGGCGACTACAGCGCGTACAAGCGGCGTATCGCCGCCATCGGCGCCGCCTACGACGCCGACTTCAGCGGATGGGCACGCTGCATCGCCGACGAGCAAAGCTGCCAACAGCGGTTGAGCGAGTGCACCATGGCGGACTCGCGCGAGATCGGCGTCAACTGCAGTCGCAGCAACCTGTCCATGAACAAGGGCGAGCACCTGTACATGTTCGTCAGGGTGCCGGCGGGAACCCGCAACCTGCGCATCATCTCCAGCGACGGCACCGGCGACGCCAACATGTACGTCAACACGCTGGGCAACTGGGCGACCCGGGACAGCTACAACTACAAGTCGGCGAACGGTGCGGGCAACAACGAATCCGTCGCCGTGTACAACGCTCCGGCCGACTATGTCTACGTCTCCCTGTACGCCCAGGAAGCGTTCAGCGGCGTGCGGTTGTCGGTCACGTACTGA
- a CDS encoding XVIPCD domain-containing protein: MSFTVFRADNRSPEQIASTGFQARVPLDAEVARQLIVRSAVDPNAPLNLPEVRGSTIYEYFNGSGSAQKQPALVGLPALYAEIRREKSGTTMHVSTSPDAGAGGYADLAGNLYRIDVPLDRMYAWDINSSRKNQIVSTPREIHALGDVHPAPDPRTGIGSSRPVLLTDTASIADARIVAVSNPNGEGEVAFLTGIPKEWIGQSRSQDGAWKAMPGRTESSLSLADAAAPKPQLPSSSASHSSKAPAAATAAGHQHPYADPADHANAMYRQALASLDRHPATAGIAAADKVHNAAALVDSARSATPALDRIDAVAPGKNGGLFAVQGQQGDPTQKYALLQSPLGLPAIQSASAIAAPAERAKTETPAEPSSVASLRQMFDQPQAGAPAAPAPRRH; encoded by the coding sequence ATGTCGTTCACCGTCTTCCGAGCGGACAACCGAAGCCCGGAACAAATCGCCTCGACCGGATTCCAGGCGCGGGTTCCGCTCGATGCCGAGGTCGCCCGGCAACTGATCGTCCGCTCGGCGGTCGACCCCAACGCACCGCTGAATCTTCCCGAAGTACGCGGCAGCACCATCTACGAATACTTCAACGGATCCGGATCGGCGCAGAAACAACCGGCGTTGGTGGGCTTGCCGGCCCTGTACGCCGAGATACGCCGGGAGAAGAGCGGTACGACCATGCACGTGTCCACCTCTCCCGATGCCGGTGCGGGCGGCTATGCCGACCTGGCCGGGAATCTGTATCGGATCGACGTCCCGCTCGACCGGATGTACGCGTGGGACATCAACTCGTCGCGCAAGAACCAGATCGTTTCGACGCCGAGGGAGATCCACGCCCTCGGCGACGTGCATCCCGCACCCGACCCCCGCACCGGAATCGGCTCGAGCCGGCCGGTGCTGCTGACCGACACCGCGTCCATCGCCGATGCCAGGATCGTGGCCGTCTCCAATCCCAACGGCGAAGGAGAAGTGGCGTTTCTTACCGGCATCCCGAAGGAGTGGATCGGCCAATCGCGCAGCCAGGACGGCGCGTGGAAAGCCATGCCGGGTCGAACCGAATCCAGCCTGTCGCTTGCCGATGCCGCCGCGCCCAAGCCACAGCTCCCGTCCAGCAGCGCATCTCACAGTTCGAAAGCGCCCGCCGCTGCGACCGCGGCCGGCCATCAGCATCCCTATGCCGATCCTGCGGACCACGCGAACGCGATGTACCGTCAGGCCCTGGCCAGCCTGGATCGGCATCCGGCGACCGCAGGCATCGCGGCCGCGGACAAGGTCCATAACGCTGCGGCGCTGGTCGACTCGGCGCGATCGGCGACGCCAGCGTTGGACCGCATCGACGCGGTCGCGCCGGGCAAGAACGGCGGCTTGTTCGCCGTACAGGGCCAACAAGGGGATCCCACCCAGAAGTACGCGTTGCTGCAGTCGCCGCTCGGCCTGCCGGCGATCCAATCCGCCAGTGCCATTGCGGCGCCGGCCGAACGGGCGAAGACGGAAACTCCCGCGGAACCGTCGTCCGTCGCCTCCCTGCGCCAGATGTTCGACCAGCCTCAAGCGGGGGCGCCGGCGGCCCCGGCGCCGCGCAGGCACTGA
- a CDS encoding SgcJ/EcaC family oxidoreductase, with the protein MKAAVVPVIALVGIAWAAAVPAYAAAPQAAACAKVDESQVAALFDRWNGSLRTGDPDKVVANYAPDGVLLATVSNQPRTTPAAMRDYFVKFLKDKPVGTIDSRTVKIGCNVVQDIGTYTFRFASGKLVHARYTYVYEWENGKWLIAHHHSSAMPEPVRSATADKGDKRNVYDSGR; encoded by the coding sequence ATGAAAGCAGCGGTTGTTCCGGTGATTGCATTGGTGGGCATCGCATGGGCGGCAGCGGTGCCAGCGTACGCGGCGGCCCCGCAGGCGGCCGCCTGCGCCAAGGTCGACGAGAGCCAGGTCGCGGCCTTGTTCGATCGATGGAACGGCTCGCTGCGTACCGGCGACCCCGACAAGGTCGTTGCGAACTACGCGCCCGACGGCGTGCTTCTGGCCACGGTTTCGAACCAGCCGCGCACGACCCCGGCGGCGATGCGCGATTACTTCGTAAAGTTCCTCAAGGACAAGCCGGTCGGGACGATCGACAGCCGCACCGTGAAGATCGGGTGCAACGTGGTCCAGGATATCGGTACCTATACCTTCCGCTTCGCCAGCGGCAAGCTCGTGCATGCCCGCTATACCTATGTGTACGAATGGGAAAACGGCAAGTGGCTGATCGCCCACCATCATTCTTCCGCGATGCCCGAACCCGTTCGCAGCGCCACGGCGGACAAGGGGGACAAGCGGAACGTTTACGACTCCGGGCGTTGA